A genomic region of Runella rosea contains the following coding sequences:
- a CDS encoding substrate-binding domain-containing protein, producing MNIPNDVKIITFSNSYTALFLNPSLTTVTQPAYEMGREAAAVLFKLIQKKKPASPIENRVLNSVLIARNSTKSELARQEDLKRESICRLQSS from the coding sequence TTGAATATTCCGAATGATGTGAAAATTATTACCTTTTCTAACTCTTATACCGCCCTTTTTTTGAATCCTTCTTTAACCACCGTTACCCAGCCTGCGTATGAAATGGGCCGAGAAGCCGCCGCTGTTCTTTTTAAGTTGATTCAGAAAAAAAAGCCAGCTTCTCCTATTGAAAATAGAGTATTAAACTCAGTATTGATTGCCAGAAATTCAACAAAAAGCGAATTAGCCCGTCAGGAAGACCTGAAAAGAGAAAGTATTTGCCGTTTACAGAGCAGTTAG
- a CDS encoding VOC family protein — MAKNPHYFSQLAHVEVYSPDIEKSIHFFKEIVGLDETGREGDSVYFRAWGDYFHHTLKITSRETNGLGHIGWRADSPEALEECVAYLESIGAGLGWVEGDLGHGKAYRFQSPEGHIHEIFWDVVWLKETGERGSIYADRYASNRRIGVNPRRIDHVTYMVAKFQYSKEKEFWKKMGLKNPDEVRIDDEIPPIGGLWTTANLSHDIAIFTDPNVGPGEATLNHIAFNFDSREEVLLALDYFTEKGFKSVMGAPTRHKADEGFFIYIIDPGSNIIFEFYAGARLIFAPDHGPDLHYLKDNPNDAWGNANPFAEMGKGKKLGLTDGVVKPVDI; from the coding sequence GTGGCAAAGAATCCGCATTACTTTTCGCAATTGGCGCACGTGGAGGTTTATTCTCCCGATATTGAAAAATCAATTCACTTCTTCAAAGAAATTGTTGGATTGGACGAAACAGGCCGGGAGGGCGACTCTGTCTACTTCAGGGCTTGGGGAGATTATTTTCATCACACCCTCAAAATCACCTCGCGTGAAACCAACGGCTTAGGCCATATCGGCTGGCGAGCCGATAGCCCAGAGGCGTTGGAAGAATGCGTGGCGTATCTCGAAAGCATTGGCGCAGGATTGGGTTGGGTTGAGGGCGACTTAGGGCACGGTAAAGCCTATCGTTTTCAATCTCCCGAAGGGCATATTCACGAAATTTTCTGGGATGTGGTTTGGTTGAAAGAAACGGGCGAACGCGGTAGTATATACGCCGACCGTTATGCCAGCAATCGCCGTATTGGGGTCAACCCGCGCCGCATAGACCACGTCACGTACATGGTGGCTAAGTTTCAGTATTCAAAAGAAAAAGAATTTTGGAAAAAAATGGGACTGAAGAATCCCGATGAAGTGAGAATTGATGACGAAATCCCACCCATCGGAGGGCTTTGGACAACGGCCAATCTTTCGCACGACATTGCCATTTTTACCGACCCTAATGTGGGCCCCGGCGAAGCTACCCTCAACCACATTGCGTTCAACTTCGACAGCCGCGAAGAGGTGTTGCTGGCGCTCGATTACTTTACCGAAAAAGGCTTCAAAAGCGTGATGGGTGCCCCCACGCGCCACAAAGCCGATGAAGGTTTCTTTATCTACATTATTGACCCCGGCAGCAATATCATTTTTGAATTTTATGCGGGAGCCAGATTGATTTTTGCCCCCGACCACGGTCCCGACTTACATTACCTCAAAGACAATCCAAACGATGCGTGGGGCAATGCCAATCCTTTTGCCGAAATGGGCAAAGGTAAGAAACTCGGCCTCACCGACGGCGTCGTAAAACCAGTAGATATTTAA
- a CDS encoding alpha/beta hydrolase family protein translates to MPSYQVNRALTQAHYGGGEFAEILEVASEIDPADRESFNRAWVKMGDKVYEIAENYAKAGHSVSARRTYLRAFNYLRTAEFFMTLRDERKIPYYLKCRDAFIKAIHLFDEKPLQMEIPFEAGQANLSFLPAYLFKPTGVKNPPVVVMFGGLDSLAEELYFGIAQHLNERGIAMMAVDGPGQGAALRLNHIHTRYDYNVPGTAVLEYIIENLKDEVDTERVGIGAVSMGGYMAARCAAFEPRFKVCMIFGAVWSYYDIWKNRPDNHPLAEIVQHIVGAENMTEAREKLKNFTLEGVAEKITMPTYILHGEDDRQNFVENAYKVNEVLTCEHVMEIVPKEESGSAHCSVDDFTKTFNMYDWIAEKIKA, encoded by the coding sequence ATGCCCTCATATCAAGTAAATAGAGCATTGACGCAGGCGCACTATGGTGGTGGCGAATTTGCAGAAATATTAGAAGTTGCCAGTGAAATTGACCCTGCCGATAGAGAAAGTTTCAATCGGGCATGGGTGAAAATGGGGGATAAAGTCTATGAGATAGCGGAGAACTATGCCAAAGCGGGCCATAGCGTTTCTGCTCGTAGAACGTATTTGAGAGCATTCAACTACCTGCGTACCGCCGAATTCTTTATGACACTCCGGGATGAACGTAAGATCCCGTATTATCTAAAATGCCGTGATGCGTTCATCAAAGCCATTCATCTTTTTGATGAAAAACCCCTTCAAATGGAAATCCCTTTTGAGGCCGGGCAGGCGAACCTGTCTTTTTTGCCGGCGTATCTGTTCAAACCCACCGGAGTGAAAAATCCGCCCGTGGTCGTCATGTTTGGTGGATTGGACAGCTTGGCCGAGGAATTATATTTTGGCATTGCCCAGCACCTCAATGAGCGGGGGATTGCGATGATGGCCGTCGATGGCCCGGGACAGGGAGCCGCTTTGCGTCTCAATCATATTCATACTCGTTATGATTACAATGTGCCGGGAACTGCGGTGTTGGAGTATATTATCGAAAACCTAAAAGACGAAGTGGACACTGAGCGGGTTGGTATCGGGGCGGTTTCGATGGGGGGGTACATGGCGGCGCGTTGTGCAGCTTTCGAGCCTCGTTTTAAGGTCTGTATGATTTTTGGGGCTGTTTGGTCGTATTATGATATTTGGAAAAACCGTCCCGACAATCACCCTTTGGCTGAAATCGTGCAGCATATCGTGGGAGCTGAAAACATGACAGAGGCACGTGAAAAACTCAAAAACTTTACGCTAGAAGGAGTCGCTGAAAAAATCACTATGCCTACGTATATCTTACACGGTGAAGACGACCGTCAGAATTTTGTAGAAAATGCCTATAAAGTAAATGAAGTGCTTACCTGTGAGCATGTCATGGAGATTGTCCCAAAGGAAGAAAGCGGCTCGGCGCACTGTTCAGTAGATGATTTTACCAAGACCTTCAATATGTACGATTGGATTGCTGAAAAGATAAAAGCATAA